One Skermanella sp. TT6 genomic window, GGGTAACAGGCTGGCGGAGTCGCTGGCAAGGTGTTTCTGAAACTTGTCACCCCGCGTCGATCCGGGGGAACACAATGGCAACGATCAGTCCCGGCCGGTTGTCGTCCATTTCGAGCCGGGCGCCGTGCAGCCGGGCCACGGCATCGACGAGGCTGAGCCCCAGCCCGTTCCCCGGCGAACTCCGGCTCGACTCCAGGCGCACGAACCGGCGCAGGACGGTCTCCCGCTGGTCGGCCGGGATCCCCGGCCCCCCGTCGGAAACCGAGATGCAGGTGCCGCGCGCGCCGTCCGGCCCTTCGACCGCCAGCGTGACGCGCCCGCCGGGCGGGGAGTATTTCAGGGCGTTGTCCAGCAGGTTGGCGACCGCCTGGGCGAGGAGCTGCTGGTTGCCGAGCACGACCGGCTCGGCCCGGATGTCGCTGACGAAGGCGAGCCCGGCCTCCTCGGCCGCGGGTTCGTAGAGGTCCGCGATCTGGCGGGCGATATCGGCCAGGGCGACCTTCTGGAAGCTGCGCTGAAGGGTCCCGGCCTCCGCCTCGGCGATGCTCAGCAGCGCGGAGAAGATGCCGAGCAGGCGGTCCGCCTCGCCGATCGCCTCCTGGATCGCGGCCCGGTACTCGTCCTCGCCGGAGCATTCGACCAGGGTCATCTCCAGGCGGGACCGCAGCCGCGTCAGCGGGGTCCGCAGGTCGTGGGCGACGCTGTCGGAGACCTGCCGCATGCCGACCATGAGCTTCTCGATCTGGTCGAGCATCGCGTTGAGATTGCCGGCGAGCTGGTCCAGCTCGTCGCCGCTCCCCTGGACCGCCATCCGCTCCTGCAGGGCTCCCGACATGATCTGGCGGGTCGTCCGGTTGATCGCGTCGATGCGGTGCATGACGTTGCGGCTGATCAGCACGCCGCCGGCGGCACCGAGGCCTATCGTCAGGAGCAGCGCCCAGGCGAGCGAGATCAGCACCCGTTCCTGGAAATGGCTGCGCTCCCGGGTGTCGCGCCCGACCAGGAGGTGATAGCCGCCGGACAGGGTGAACATCACGGCCCGGGCGTCGTGGCGCCGGCCCTCCGGCGCCGGCGGCGCGTCCTTGATCTCGAACTCGACCCAGCCGTCCTGGTCCGGGACGGCGTCGGGCCACGCCGAAAGGTTGCCGGCCAGGGGGGCGTATGTCGGCGACGCCACCAGGTAGAGGGTATTCGACCGCGGCGTGGCGCTGCGGGCGTTGACGACCTCGATCAGGCCCGGCAGCCGCCGCTGCCGGTAATGCTCGCGCAATCCCGCGATCTCCGCCGCGATGGTCTCGTCGGTCTGGCGCTCGATGAATCCCGCGGTGAACCAGTATATCAGCCCGAGGATCACCAGCACCGAGGCGATGAACAGGCCCAGATAGAGCAGCGCCACCCTGAACGTGGTGGTCCTGAGCAGGCCGAGGTCAGGCACGCAGCGTATATCCGGCGCCGCGCACGGTGTGGATCATCGGTGTCGGGAAGTCGCGGTCGATCTTCTGCCGCAGCCGCGCCACGTGCACGTCGATCACGTTCGTCTGGGGGTCGAAATGATAGTCCCAGACATTCTCCAGCAGCATGGTCCGGGTCACGACGTTGCCGGCGTGCCGCATCAGGTACTCCAGCAGCCGGAATTCCCGGGGGAGCAGGTCGATCTGCCTGGCCCCCCGGCGGACCCGCCGCGCCAGCAGGTCCATCTCCAGGTCGCCGACCTGCAGCCGGGTGGTAGCCGCCGCCCCGGCCGACTTGCGCCGGCCCAGGGCCTCGACCCGGGCCAGCAGCTCTGAGAAGGCATAGGGCTTCGTCAGGTAGTCGTCGCCGCCGGCCCGCAGCCCTCGGACCCGGTCGTCGACGCTGCCCAGCGCGCTGAGGAACAGGACCGGCGTCTCGGTGCCGGCCCCGCGCAGGATCTCCACCAGCGACAGGCCGTCGCGCCCCGGCAGCAGCCGGTCGACGATCAGCACGTCGTAGGTCTCGGACCCCGCCATGAACAGGCCCTCCTTGCCGTCGGCCGAGTGGTCGACCACGTGGCCGCTCTCCCTCAGGCCCTTGACCATATAGGCGGCGGCTTGGGCGTCGTCCTCGATGACCAGTATCTTCATGCCTCCATCATAGCCGATCGAGGACCGCTCGCCAGGAGGATCGCTCCGTCCCGAGGGAGCGGGACGGCCGTCGGGGGAGGCTCCCCCGAAGCCCCTGCCCATGATCACGCCTTCTTGATCGGAATGGCGACGAACTGCTCGGTGCCCTGGCGGTTGACCCGCAGCAGTACCGCCCCGCGGCCCGCCTCCCTGGCCTCCTGGACCTTCGCCGCGATCTGGGCGGGAGCGGCCACCCGCTCGTTGCCGACCTCCGTGATGACGTCGCCCGGCCGCAGGTTCACGCCGTCGGCGGCATCCTCGAGCCCGACCACCAGCACGCCCTCGACACCCTCGGACAGGCCGAAGCGGCGCCGGCCGGACGCGTCGATCGAGGACAAGGTCAGGCCGAGGACGGAGTCGGTCTGGGCCGCTCCCGGCCGGTCCGGCGACTGCGTCGCGGCGGCGACCTGGGGCTGGTCCGGCATCGCGTCCAGCGTCACGGAGACGGTCTCGCGCTTGCCCCGGCGCAGCACGTCGAGCTTCACGGTCGAGCCGGTCTTGCTATCCGCCACCATCCGGGTCAGATCCTTGATGGTGTCGACCGGCCGGCCGTCCAGCGCCAGGATCACGTCCCCCGCGGCGAGCTTCGCCTTGGCGGCCGGGCTGTTTGCCGTCACGTCCGCGACCAGCGCGCCCTTGGGCTGGCCAAGGCCGAGGCTGTCGGCGATCTCCGGCGTGACCTGCTGGATCTGCACGCCCAGCCAGCCGCGGCTGACCGTGCCGTTCTCGCGCAGCTGGGCGATGACGCCCTTGGCCAGGTTCGAGGGGATCGCGAAGCCGATGCCGACGCTGCCGCCGTTGGGCGAGAAGATGGCCGTGTTGATTCCGATCACGCGGCCGTGGACGTCGAAGGTCGGGCCGCCGGAATTGCCTCGGTTGATCGAGGCGTCGAGCTGCAGGAAGTCGTCGTACGGCCCGGCCTGGATATCGCGCCCGCGGGCGGAAACGATGCCGGAGGTCACCGTGCCGCCGAGCCCGAACGGATTGCCGATCGCGATGACCCAGTCGCCGACGCGCGCGGTGTCGCTGTCGCCGAACTCCAGGTAGGCCAGCGGCTTGCCGGCATCGACCTTCAGCAGCGCCAGGTCGGTCTTGGGATCGCGCCCGACCAGCTTGGCGTCCAGCCTGGAGCCGTCATGCAGGGTCACGCTGATCTCGTCGGCGCCATCGATCACGTGGTTGTTGGTCACCACGTAGCCGGCGGCGTCGATGATGAAGCCGGAACCCTGGGCCTGCTGGCGCTCGGCACGGGGGCGGGCGCCCCGCTGCTGCTCCTGGAACTGGCGGAAGAACTCCTCGAAGGGCGAGCCGGGCGGGAACTCCGGCATTCCCGGCATGCCGCGCTGCTCGGGAGCCGCGTTGCCGCCCTGTACGGTCGAGACGTTGACCACGGCGGGCATGACCCGGTCGACAAGGTCGGCGAAGCTGCCCGGCAGTTCCTGCGACACGGCCGGCACCGTGACCGGCGCGGCCGCGGCGGCGCTCGGAACCACGGCGGCGGCACCGGACAGGATCGTCGTGCCCAGAAGGAAGGCGGCGGTCGCCCGGCGGAAACGCGACGCGAGGGCAGGGGCGGCGGAGAGGGGACGGGCGGGGGAGCGGGTAACCGGAAGATGCGGGACCATTCAAGGCTCCTGGCTGAACGAATCGGAAGCCGCCGCGGGGCGGCATTGATGGCGTTCTAGCGGGTCGAGCCTTACCGCCTCCTTGCCGCAACATTAAATCGCCGAAAGGTTACTCGGCGGCGCGGCGCCCTGGAGGCCGGGCGCGTGGTCAGTCCAGCACCTCGCGCAGGGCGTCCATCAGCGCGTGGTTCTCCTCCTCGGTGCCGATCGTGATCCTCATGCAGTCCGGCAGGCCGTAGTGGCCCAGCGATTTCACCAGGATGCCATGGTCCAGCAGGTGCTGGGACAGGGTCGGAACGCTCATGGTCGGGTCCGGCGGGATCCGGACCAGGATGAAATTGCAGACGCTGGGATAGACCCGGACCCCGATCGCCCGCAGCTCGTGCGACAGCCACGCGCTCCAGGAGTCGTTGTGGGCGAGCGTCGCCTCCTCGTGCTCCAGGTCGCCGAGCGCGGCGGCGGCGGCGGCCTGCGCGGGCAGCCCGACATTGTAGAGCGGCCTGACCCGGTCCAGCGTCTCGATGATGGCCGGAGGCCCGTAGGCCCAGCCGATCCGCAGGCCGGCCAGCCCGTGGAGCTTGGAGAAGGTTCGGACCATCAGCACGTTGTCGTGGTCGCTCACCAGGTCGAAGCCGGGATCGTAGTTGTTGCGGCGGACATAGTCCGCGTAGGCGCTGTCGAGCACAAGCAGGGTGTGCGCCGGCAGCTCCGCCCGCAGCCGCTGGACCTGCTCCGCCGGGACATAGGATCCGGTCGGGTTGTTGGGATTGGCCAGGAACACGATCTTGGTCCGGTCGCCGGCCAGTTCGGCAAGCGCCTCAACGTCCACCGCGAGGTCGCGCTCGGCGGCGATCACGGGCGTCGCGCCGGTCATCCGGGCGGCCTTGATGAACCCATGGTAGCCGTACTGGTGGAACAGGACCTCGTCACCCGGCCCGGCATAGGCCTCCGTGACGATCTGGATCATCTCGTCCGACCCGTTGGAGCAGGTGACGTGATCCGGTTCGATGTCGTAGCGGCGGGCGATCGCCATGCGCAGGGCGGTGTGCTCGCCGTCCGGGTAGCGGTGCAGGTTCTGGGCGGCCTGCCGGTAGGCGGTGATCGACCTGGGGCTCGGTCCCAGGGCGTTGTGGCTGAGCGACAGGTCGATGAGGGGACGCCCGCCGTTCGGAAGGCGGATCATCGGCTTGTGCGGGGCTATCTGGCCGATGCCCACCCTCGGTGTCAGCCGTTCCATCGGCAACCGTCTCCCTGCTTCGCGCTCCCGCCCCGTACGGCGGGAGTCATGGCCTCAAATCATCATACAAATCGAAACCGAAGGAACATTCCAGTGACCGGATGGCGCAGGGAACTTCAAAGCACCTGCCCGGAGCGGCGCGCGGCGGGGAGCGGCCTTGCCTGGTCGTCGACGAAACCGCCGGCATGCAGGCGGTTCAGGATACGGTCGAAATGGGCCGGGGTCGCCGGCCGGTCGTAGCCTTCCATCCAGTTCTGCTCCAGGAAGGCCAGCATGGCGGGCTGCCCCAGCTCGGCCTCCCACAGGATGCCCAGCAGCGACGTCAGCGTCTCCTCGTCCTGGCGCTCCTCCTCGGACAAGGCCGTGACCGCGTCGGCCTCGGCGACACGCCCGGTCTCCGGCCCGGCGCCGAGGCCGAAGTCGAAGAGCGGGCGCCGCTCCGGGGCGCAGAGCTGCCAATGGGCGATCTCATGGATCACCACCGACGGCTCGCTCCGGGTCCGGATCCGCTGCCCGTCCCAGCTGAAAGCCTCTGCGGGCTCTTCGTCCAGGGTTTCGATCCCCAGGGATGCGGCCAGCGTCACGGCCTGGGCCCGCTGCTCCGCAGGGTCCCCGAGTCTCCCGTCGGCCGGGATCGAGGACGCGATCCGCCGGAACGCCGCGAGCGCCAGCGGCCGGCCGGCCAAGCCCTGCTCGAAGCGGTCGATGACCGCGGGGAGGTCGGAAGTATCGATGGGTGTCAATATCATAATGTTGCTTGGAGTCAGCCTTTCGCGGTCCGCCGCCGGAGTCCGGCGGCGGACCGCACCATAGCATCCGGTGGCGTCCCGTCACCCGCCGAAAAGTCGCACGGGGATCGCCGCAGGGCGGACTCACGAAAATTTAGGAAAGTCTGCTTTAATCCTGCGCGATGGTCCGCCGCCGCGTGCCGCCACGCGGACCCGATAACTCAACTCCAGGTGTCTTCTCATGTCCTATGGCAACGAACTCAGCGCCTCTGATAACGCCGGCACCTTGAGCCGCCAGGAACTGTCCGCCTCCCTGCAGGAAATCAGCCGGGAACTGGAAGGTCTGCGCAGCGAGATCGAGAAGGTCGGAACCGTCGCCCAGCAGATCGACGCGATCGCCAAGCAGACCAACCTGCTGGCGCTCAACGCGACGATCGAGGCGGCCCGTGCCGGCGAAGCCGGGAAGGGATTCGCGGTCGTGGCGGGCGAGGTGAAGAACCTGTCCGGCCAGACCGCCGCGGCGACCGCGGAAATCTCCTCGGTGCTGCAAAGCCTGACGAAGCGGACCCAGCATCTGGGCCAACTCGTCGAGAAGGCGATCAGCTCGGTCTAATCGCCGCTGCCGGCGGCCCCTTTCCGGCTCATGGGCGCGGGAGGGGGCCGCCGGTCATCGATGGAGCCCGGATGCCGGGGTTCAGAAGAACAGGCTGTACAGCCCGTACCCCGCGGCGATCACGATCCCCCACGAGGCGAGGGCTGCGGCGAGGATTGTCGCCACGCGGCGGCGGGGCGACCAGTCGGCGTCCTCGGTCCCTTCCAGCGTTCCCGGATAGGGTTGGGTCTCAGGCTCTACTTTGCGGTACAGGGCAGCCTGCTTCACGGTCAATCCTCGCCAGACCAGTATGATGCTTCGACACATTAGGCGCCCCAATGCCTAAAGTATCGTAAATGGTAGTGAGCCGCTAACTACCCCTCAGGTACTAGATATATGGCAATAAACCTGTCGGGCGAGACATAGTTCCAAAGGCGGCCTAAACAGGCGCGGTATTTTCCATTTCTGACATTGGGATCACCGGGAAGTCGCGAATTACCGGCCAAGCTTCGGGCGCCAGAACGTAAAGCACCGTGCCTGTCGGCACGATGTTCGTGGAAGCGATCGGAACCTTCGCGAAGTTCGATGTCGGCCGAGGCCGACCGTCGTCGTCCGGGAGCCTTATCGAGGCCGCGTGACAACGGCTTGATGTCGGGGCCGGGGACCCCTGCGGCGGCTACGGAAGGGAGCGGCCCGGCTCCCGCCGGCTCCTCTCCCCTTTCCGTCATTCCCGTGCCGTCCCCGATGGCGGAAAACCGGGCTCAAGCCCTGGTGGGCGGCTGAACGTCCGGCGGCGGGTCCTGCATCGGGGGAATTTCCGGAGTCGGTTCGACCTCGGGCGGCACTTCCGCCGGCGGGGTGTTCGGCTGATCGGGATCCACTCCCGGAGGGCCGGTAAGTTCGAAGCGCGTCATCCTGATCTCCTTGCTGTGTCCGGGTACTTTTCATCAACCTTCAGGCGCATGAAAAGTCCCGGACCCGCAACGGATTTCCGTCGTGAAGCCTGTTCAGGCGACCCTTACTTGGCGCTGTCCTGGACGGCTTCGCCGGCGCGCTCGGTGTCGCGCCCGAAACCCTCGATCGTGTTGCAGGCTCCAAGCAGGGTGACCAACGCCAGGGCGCCGGCAGCCATCATGAACGGACGGGCCTTGCGATCCGGACGGTTGAGCTTCGTCATTTTCGTCGTCTCCGAAGTTGATTGGTAGTCGACAAGGGAACACCGTGTTTCGGCGGATGTTCCATGCGGCGCAACGGCGTCGTCATGGATCAAGCGGGTAGGCCTTTCGGAGCCAATGCCGCGACGGCGACGTGCAGTGGAGCCGCAACCCCGCCATGTCCGCGGGAATCTTGACAGGATCCGCAGGGTGCCGCTTTTGTGGGCACCACTTCGGCTGGAGACTCGATCATAATCACCACGGAGCACGAAGGCGGGACCCGCCCGGTCGCCCTGCGCCATCACATCACCGAGTTGCTCAGGCTGGCGGTGCCGGTGATCGTCGCACGGGCCGGGCTGATGGTCATGTCGGCGGTCGACATCCTGATCGTGGGCCGCTACGGCTCCCAGGAACTGGCCTATCTGGGGCTGGGCACCCTGCCGGCACAGATGCTGGTGACCGCCGGCATCGGGCTCCTGCTGGGCACCCTGATCCTGACCTCCCACTCGGTCGGAGCGGAGAAGCCGGAGGAATGCGGGCCGATCTGGCGGCGTTCCTTGCCCTACGCCTTCCTGCTCGGGATGGGCGCCGCCCTGCTCAGCCTGGGCGG contains:
- a CDS encoding methyl-accepting chemotaxis protein; translated protein: MSYGNELSASDNAGTLSRQELSASLQEISRELEGLRSEIEKVGTVAQQIDAIAKQTNLLALNATIEAARAGEAGKGFAVVAGEVKNLSGQTAAATAEISSVLQSLTKRTQHLGQLVEKAISSV
- a CDS encoding DegQ family serine endoprotease, translating into MVPHLPVTRSPARPLSAAPALASRFRRATAAFLLGTTILSGAAAVVPSAAAAAPVTVPAVSQELPGSFADLVDRVMPAVVNVSTVQGGNAAPEQRGMPGMPEFPPGSPFEEFFRQFQEQQRGARPRAERQQAQGSGFIIDAAGYVVTNNHVIDGADEISVTLHDGSRLDAKLVGRDPKTDLALLKVDAGKPLAYLEFGDSDTARVGDWVIAIGNPFGLGGTVTSGIVSARGRDIQAGPYDDFLQLDASINRGNSGGPTFDVHGRVIGINTAIFSPNGGSVGIGFAIPSNLAKGVIAQLRENGTVSRGWLGVQIQQVTPEIADSLGLGQPKGALVADVTANSPAAKAKLAAGDVILALDGRPVDTIKDLTRMVADSKTGSTVKLDVLRRGKRETVSVTLDAMPDQPQVAAATQSPDRPGAAQTDSVLGLTLSSIDASGRRRFGLSEGVEGVLVVGLEDAADGVNLRPGDVITEVGNERVAAPAQIAAKVQEAREAGRGAVLLRVNRQGTEQFVAIPIKKA
- the hisC gene encoding histidinol-phosphate transaminase, producing MERLTPRVGIGQIAPHKPMIRLPNGGRPLIDLSLSHNALGPSPRSITAYRQAAQNLHRYPDGEHTALRMAIARRYDIEPDHVTCSNGSDEMIQIVTEAYAGPGDEVLFHQYGYHGFIKAARMTGATPVIAAERDLAVDVEALAELAGDRTKIVFLANPNNPTGSYVPAEQVQRLRAELPAHTLLVLDSAYADYVRRNNYDPGFDLVSDHDNVLMVRTFSKLHGLAGLRIGWAYGPPAIIETLDRVRPLYNVGLPAQAAAAAALGDLEHEEATLAHNDSWSAWLSHELRAIGVRVYPSVCNFILVRIPPDPTMSVPTLSQHLLDHGILVKSLGHYGLPDCMRITIGTEEENHALMDALREVLD
- a CDS encoding response regulator transcription factor produces the protein MKILVIEDDAQAAAYMVKGLRESGHVVDHSADGKEGLFMAGSETYDVLIVDRLLPGRDGLSLVEILRGAGTETPVLFLSALGSVDDRVRGLRAGGDDYLTKPYAFSELLARVEALGRRKSAGAAATTRLQVGDLEMDLLARRVRRGARQIDLLPREFRLLEYLMRHAGNVVTRTMLLENVWDYHFDPQTNVIDVHVARLRQKIDRDFPTPMIHTVRGAGYTLRA
- a CDS encoding sensor histidine kinase, giving the protein MPDLGLLRTTTFRVALLYLGLFIASVLVILGLIYWFTAGFIERQTDETIAAEIAGLREHYRQRRLPGLIEVVNARSATPRSNTLYLVASPTYAPLAGNLSAWPDAVPDQDGWVEFEIKDAPPAPEGRRHDARAVMFTLSGGYHLLVGRDTRERSHFQERVLISLAWALLLTIGLGAAGGVLISRNVMHRIDAINRTTRQIMSGALQERMAVQGSGDELDQLAGNLNAMLDQIEKLMVGMRQVSDSVAHDLRTPLTRLRSRLEMTLVECSGEDEYRAAIQEAIGEADRLLGIFSALLSIAEAEAGTLQRSFQKVALADIARQIADLYEPAAEEAGLAFVSDIRAEPVVLGNQQLLAQAVANLLDNALKYSPPGGRVTLAVEGPDGARGTCISVSDGGPGIPADQRETVLRRFVRLESSRSSPGNGLGLSLVDAVARLHGARLEMDDNRPGLIVAIVFPRIDAG
- a CDS encoding entericidin A/B family lipoprotein — protein: MTKLNRPDRKARPFMMAAGALALVTLLGACNTIEGFGRDTERAGEAVQDSAK